A region of the Salvia splendens isolate huo1 chromosome 11, SspV2, whole genome shotgun sequence genome:
GGGACATAATTTTCTTGTAGAGGACTGGAAGGTGGTGTATCGTCAATTTCTTCACTATGTTCAGAAGTACCAACAGGGGTTGAAGACACACGTCTCCTCCTACGTCTTATAAGTGGTAGCTCTTCCACATCCTCAGCTTCATTTGGCAAGGTTGTACTTCCGACCTCCAATTGGGGTTGCCTGCAGATACTAATTTCTTATCTCACTCCAGGCAACAACATTATTATTATGTGCAGAATCTTAACATGTAGACACTCATGCAAAACTGTAGTGTATCAATCTCGTTTGTAACAGAAAGGCTCACCTCCCATTTGCAGATAATCTCCCTATCTCATCTGACACCCCTGGTATCTGAACCACTCCAGAGGGTGTAGCCTTCCCATCTTGTTCCCTGAGAGCTTTTTCCCGCTCTGCAGTCTAGTACCGCTTTCCCATTAGCTGAGCAGCAATAGAGTTAGAAAAATATAGCAAATAGAAGAAGAGAAAACCTGCAATGATAAGGAAACGACATGATCAAGCTCAGTATCTTCTGAATGGGACTGTGTCGGTGCAGGAGCAGGATTGATAACATCCTGCATCAGAACAAAATATGTCCAGCAGTGATTTATTGCACCATTCAGTAAATATACCAACTCATAATTTGCTAAAATATGGTACCTGACTTGACATTCCAGCCTCCTGCTTGGAAGCCTCAACGGCAGCACGTATCATTTCTTCCTCTATATCATTTCCATAGTCAGGCACGTCAAAAATAGTTGGAGCACTTGGTTCAGAAAATCTGGAACTATTTTCAATCCCATGTGCAGTAGCACATGTAGTTGGTAAAAGTGGAAGCGATTTGTCATCATCTTCATCCTCTAATATGACTGTTCCATGTACTTCTGTTCCATGTTCATGCATAGATTCAGTTACATCTTCAATGATGGGAGCACCACCAGAACGGCCAGTCTCATCTTTCACCTCAATTGGGATCTCCCTCACCTCTCTTGGATGTGATACAAAGGGTGACCTATTTGAAGCATCACCCCTGTCAAAAATACTTCTAGGGAAGTTGGGATCGAGGAGTGAGAATGGATTTAAATTTCTCTCAAATGGTAATAGGGAAGGTGGAAGTCTATTGGACTCAAATGGCACCGGATCATCTATATCCATGTCTTCAGCTCGAGAAGGCGTAAAAGATGTCGGTTGAGCTCTGTATGCAGATAAAGCAAGCAATTATCTTGACCATAATGAGTAATACTAACTTTAGCTTTTAAATATCTTTAATCAAACAGAACGACAGAATAGACAAGTTACGATGAAGCAAGGTGGAGGCACTAACATGTTTCTATCCCCTTCTGTAAAATGGGCATTGACAGCTTCATTGAGGTTTCCTAGATGCTCCTGCTCAAGCAAGACAGGAGAATGAAACAAAAATGACAGCAGCATAATTTTAGAGAACAGAGAGTAAGCTCCTTGAACCAATTTAGGAAAGTCAGATAGTTGGCATCCAACAAATGATAAGTGAGAAATAACAGAATACAGAAACTAGAGTTTCTTAAGCAAACAGTTTAAAAGCATTATGGCAAAAATGAAATAACAGGAGCAAAATAGTAGGTAGATGGTTCCGCTGTGGAAGGAAGTGCCTCTATATGAAATAGCTTTTTGGTAGAAAAatttgagtttcttcatgaTAGTAGTCAAGGAAAAATACTTAGCTCCTAGATTGATGCAGCAGGGATAGATAAGAAGGAAACTAGCAGATTTTAACTTTAACCAATATGCATCTAACAGGAATATAACAAAGAAGAACGTGAAACACAAGCTGAGTAGTTGCCTGGTAAAATTTCTTGATTCACCATTCACATTACATATTACTCACTCCGTTAAGACAAGAAGATAAAACAGCTAAGTTTGGGGGGATCAATGATAAACTTAAGCTAACCCAGCATCTAATCTAAGTCTTCTACATAACTAATTAAAGCTGACAAATATAATAACAGAGATAGTGAAGTAGCTAGGATGAGACACTGATCAACCAAGCAAAGCTTATGCTGTAGTGAATGGGGCAAATAGATAATCAGCCCTCGGCCCTTTGACTAAACTAAAATGATATATATGGAAAGAGCTATTGTGTAAGAAACATGGTTGCTTCAATGTGTTCAATATCAACTTTTGAAGCTAGCAACTAATTTTTACTATCCTTATATAGCCATATCTTCTATGTTTCATCTATCACCGGCATTTTCTTCCTGAATAGGTATTAGGAacaaacttttaaaaataaattgcatCATTTGCACCAATATTTCAACAGCTTCATTATTTTACTTCAGTAGGTGCCATAAACATAAATTCATTGGTATGTTGTGCATAATTAGCAAAAATCACAACACTTCCAAGACCTACCAGAGTACTTACATGCTGATATGATATTTCCAATATAGCATGTGTTTCTTTCTTGGTGCCATAAGGGCTAACTGATTTCACAAAGAATTAACTCTAAAGTCTAAATTCTAAACCACCTTCAACACAGTTTATTTCACTGCATCAGCGCCTCCGTCATGCTTACCACACAGCAAGTTTTAGCATAAACGAAGAATGTTGGTTTTCTTATGTGTAATAACTAGCAAGTTACAAATACCTAAGATCTCCAAGCTCACAGATTCAGATTGTATTCACTGTAAGAGCAATTAAAATGAAATCCGAGTCTAAATTATTCCATAAATGCATCTCATGTAATtggtttaaaataaaaacaaaagaatcCAATGTTTCCTATCCCATAGAATCCATCACCAATACCAAAACCGGTATCTTAGCGAGTAAAAAAGGTTACTGATTCAGACAACAATACACTGATCAACAATTAAATTGCTTATAAAATAACCACCTTAGTCACTAAATTACAATATAAAACCACTCCCAGCAATACAACAGCAAAAAAATTAGCACGTTAGTTTTCCTAGAACAAATTAGTCTCAATCTACTCAATTTCACAGTAAAATAAAAATCTGAACAAAAGAAAACCCTAATATACTAACCCAACATATATACAAATACATTCGCACAGCTTGCAATCAAACAACACCGCCTATTGTCGATCAGATGAAACATTCAAAAAATTGGAAAACATAATCGCATAAACAACACTAGCACATAACATAAATTTGTAGCACTAATTTACACTAAAAACTACCTCAAGTTTTTGTATAGCGGTGGCTTCATCGACGCCGGTAATGCTCATGAACGTTTGAATAGCTTCTTGATCAGTCGCCATTTTTCCTGATTAATTCTTAATTATTTCCTGCAAATTTGAGGAAAATGGAAACAGAGTTTGCGTGAGAACTGAGTTTTGTGCGTGATAgttatatatattttgttaaatttttaGAAGAAATACGGAGATACTCAGAAAATATATGTGGGCTGAGCTGTCATTTTTGCACCGATTGAGGGGTGTTTTGGGAAATAAAAAGATGATGGTCTTTCTATATCTATCCAAATCTAAAGtgcaagtttgatgaaaagtCCTTAATGCCCTTTTTGGAGGAAAAATGGAAATATAAGGTGTCTtctattcaaaaataattttttaaaggcAAAAACAATAggacaaataatagcccaataaaatgctaacttcttgAATAAGttttaaaatacatttaaatagtgcactgccattaaatttttttataattaagttattaaatttatatattaatttgacttatatttgagttaaattggaattgtgctagagagtttagtttgtcttccatttatttaggttaaaattgagatttaatcattattgcaatactttttctCCGAATTAATTCACAAGCTAAACGGCAACACATATATGTAATACTTACAATTTCCATCCTATATTTgctcaattaaagtttttagttcttatattttaattcgcctctaattaaacaatactactaagtttatagattaaactaaggaataagatgacattatatatatttaaattaaatctaacttataaagtttgtataacttcttaatataaagagtagtgtaaattctcacattattcaaaacaaacaagatgcataaaatattatcattattttaagtgatagtagtaatttactttttatacgtatatgtggcgggaagtaagaaatttattctttccaatataaaaaattcatttagtctttggcAATGTATATTAAGTTATgctatggtctgaaattaaaagaaagaaataaacagtcaactaaaatgtgattattggataatacaaattttctaacttgacttctcaaaagaagttttaaatttatatgatttaaattattcatatgtttaatgtggatatgtttaatattccatatatttttttcaaattaacttttttataaattaagctattaaatttatatattaatttgccttttatttggattaatgacttgcataacactttcaataaacatctttactcacacatattttctttatttgtatatcttattctaattaattcatactcttagatcattagtcacacatcttatttttgtcattaattttattgtttttacttcacttagattataaattaaaattgcataaatatttcattcactggggagtagtaaatttttcattttgaatgagacaagataagtacatttctgtttttttaaatctccatattgctttcaattcttattttctatatatttattatattttatactacctccgtccccaaaaatttgtcccactttgacccggTACAGGTCTTAAGAAattgtaatggaaagtgagttgaaaaagttagtggattgtgggacctacttttatatattagttttataataaaatatgagtatggatgagttagtgaaatgagacaaattttgggggacggacaaaaatggaaaactgagacaaattttcagggacggaggtagtatttattatttgaaactcttatgtcccgtgcatagctcgggtgttaatactagttgtTCTAAACTACCGCGATTCAATTGCGCTTTTATTCAGGTCAAGGGCAAAGTTGGAAAAGGGGCTATATATTGATAGAATgggataaaattatatattgatatttttattggatatcttttagaattaattattttatgtcCTTCAATTTAAAATGTATTTTTAGTTTTACGACCTCaaattaatacataaaaatattttttatctctttacttaactcacaaaacaaatcTTTTAATATCTCATGACATCGCCCaaatatgacatcttttatgaGGCTGAGAGAATAGTATTTTCTTAAGTCAAATTGCACAAAATCAAAAGTACTAATATAAGATATGACACTTGTACCTATATTTCAATAGCttcattattttacttcactaggTGACATAAACATAAATTCATTTCTATGTTGTGCATAATGaccaaataagaaaataaagcaTACAATTTAAAGCAATTATATAAAAGTCTAATAATTCCAATCTAATAACTAAAGTATTTAGTTCAACACAATATAAAGCAATCATAGTCATCAATCATCAAGCCCAACATAATCTTCTTGTTTATCCTCGTCAATATCATCGGCATCCATTGCTTCATCTTCGTCATTGGCACCAATTGCTTCATCCTTTGACCTCTGGATACATTATCTTCAAATTCTTCATCTTCTGATGCTTCATCTATAAGCCATTTGCTTCCCCCTTTTCTAGATATATTGAGTTCCTTTTTCTTAGAATATCTAACACAACTTGAACTTGGTGTAGAAGATATGACACTGGTACCAATATTTCAATagcttcattattttatttcagtaGGTGACATAAACATAAATTCATTTCTATGTTGTGCATAATGaccaaataagaaaataaagcaTACAATTAAAAGCAATTATATAAAAGTCTAATAATTCCAATCTAATAACTAAAGTATTTAGTTCAACACAATATAAAGCAATCATAGTCATCAATCATCAAGCCCAACATAATCTTCTTGTTTATCCTCGTCAATATCATCGGCATCCAttgcttcatcttcatcatTGGCACCAATTGCTTCATCCTTTGACCTCTGGATACATTATCTTCAAATTCTTCATCTTCTGATGCTTCATCTATAAGCCATTTGCTTCCCCCTTTTCTAGATATATTGGGTTCCTATTTCTTAGAATATCTAACACAACTTGAACTTGGTGTAGAAGATTCTTTCATTTCTTTGACCATGTATATGTCCTAGGCTCTCCAACTCCCAAAGCTTTATACAACATATATCCCAATCAAATGTATCTTCACCATTTATGAGCAAAATGATTACTACTCATTGCACTCATTAATGTCATTGAGAATAAAAGGATCAAATCCATTTGTATCACTAAGCTTATTCCTATCATGCAATTTTTGGTTATATTTCACATAAACCAAATCTTGCTtctgttagaaataatgggatgAAATTCCCAAGCAGTGTACAAACGGTACTcaaactattacaatcgaaaggaaaatGACAACAATAAGTGGAATagaaattacaacgaaaataataaaacaaatcatACTAAAAGTCAAGTCGAGGAaagcctctttccgcaagataaTTTACGCCCTGGCTAATGCTCACGGAATCGCGTattgtccccaaagataaagcgacttcctcctagcgtgtagaagcacctcgaacccgctaggcaccggcgaacttgatggaattccgagaatcgagctaaaCAATGCTCCTACGATGCACACTATGATGTGGAGAACGAGAGGGAGTAgatgatgattttttttggtgtttttcTCATCTCTCAAACCCACCTATTTATAGAATAGGAGAGACCACTTCAAAAGTCTTGGCATTAAGGATCCTTATAAACCACTTGGAGGTTACCATAAGTTGAAAAACCAAAAGACTTAAGAAAATGAAAGGCTTTGAGACCCTTCTAATTTCTCACGTTTCCAAGAATCCCCCACATTTGTTAGAGCTCTGCAATCTCAAACCAACACACGGCAGTATGCATGCATTTAGACTCTTTGCTCAATTCTctagaaataatattgcatttggaatagtagcttggggctttgaactttccatagtcaacactattaGGAATACCAgcggcctggtggacgtgatgccttgaaccattcctccttggtgtataacaagacaataatattgacaatattctttacaaactcatcagctctcacgtttgtgtcctttactggccGTGGAACACCACTTTAGATTcataattgattcacatgttgaagcggcccacacttcttcacttacataggtgattctttttcAAGTATCCTGCCATACCTTGCTCCTCGAGGTTTATAAgaatcattaaaaataaaaaattagtctCTTACCACATGCaagttacaacactcaatgctttctaaagaatggtcaaagattaaaaatatgcagtgttacaactagattcatataaCATTATTTTCCCgttgaaccaagcccatgggatctccaattgTATGGTTaggttaccactataatcatcttttaagatgtggttttcagtctcattccttttagcaatttatacatttaatcacggtttaaacctttcgttaacgatccgctaagttatccactgaagTCAACTGCAATAACATCgcttgtgatcaattgtcttACAGTATTAGGTcgtcgacgaatatgtcgagacttaccattgtataagCCATTATATGCTCTTCTTATAGTTGCTTGGAtatcacagtatatcactaTTGCCGACATTAGATTCTTctaacatggaatatcttcaaggaagtttctAAGCCACTCGACTTCTTCCCCTGTTTTGTCTAAAGCGATAAACTCGATTCCTTGGTGAATCGAGCTatacgtctgtttcgttgactTCCACGAAATAATTCCACCTCCTACATAAACATATACCTACTTGTCGAAAATGAATCTTTTGAATCAAAGATctaatttgcatcacagtaccctcaAGCACTTGaggatatcttgtgtactgtagctcaaagttaagagtatacttcaagtatttTAAAACTctacgcagagctttccaatgttccttgcttgggttgctctTAAATTGGCTCAGCTTATTCACTgtacacgcaagatctggtcgggtgcagtttgtgataaacatcaaactccctatgatccttgcatattATTCTTGAGCTACAGGTTCGCTCGTGTGCTTGCTCAAATGCACGCTGGGTTCCAATGCATATTTTTTTACCTCTAACAGATTTGTAATTTGgaaaaacgcttctctcggagcCCACATGACATAGCACCcttatcaacaaaccattcatttggattttTACCATGGTTCCcctcggagaccattgcgatcacctcgtgatctttgttgtttttaataacacgttcaaataatttgcattgTCTCCActaataagtacacaattatattgaagcATATTTGCATTGTTATATTCAGCAACACATGCATCCCATTTATTACTACCAAATCGAAATTGGTtttgcttgtcaaatgacaaacgataaacacaattctcaagagaataaAATCTCAAATAATTAACCATTTCGTATCGCATGAACATTGCGACTATTTGTTGTTTCATTCCATCTTTGGAGTTCATGTTTCCTCCAGCTTCGATTTACTCGATTCCAAGTCTTATAAAAGTACAATAATCTatcttgcgattgttagaaataaaGGGATAtgaaattcccaagccgtgtacaggaggtacttgactcaactttattttacccaattaatacccgcaagtgtatgGGTTATTCTAGCATTTAGCAAGCAATAGTATATTGTAttccacagagacaattaagtgtaaacctaagtaccacgaacaaatttcaactactatccagacaatcaggaaaTTTTTGGGTTTTGAAACTAGCAACTACCAAAAGCTTGTAAATTCAGAGATTAAATTAAAGCACttaaacaagaaagcaattaagtaagttgtgtaagatgatggagaaatatgcagaattcaaggatccgatgcacaactcatagcctaacccaattgaaatagaattACCATTTGAAGTctccagaattgttgaatcaatcacaattgtagatCAAACCCCTCCCGATgtgagaaatccgtagattaggtgtaCTAATTGAAGTCACAttctaattcttagacctaactcctaaCAGTTTGATTAGATTGATGATCTCagaatctcaactctcccgagttctattgaattaaggtgtgaattattcctctttcaagattaattatttcatctcccgattactctaagaaaccctaacactcccaattggtgatcaaacaattgataggaaaaaacacaggaataattcaaacaatcacaagagcaagataaaacgaagtcaattggattaaaactatgaatcaatgcttcttcaccaagaattctacatgaaaagtttagctactcatgttcatggaGAAAACCAAGTTTAACACAAAGTATTCCATCAAAAACATGAAAGATAGATGCTAAGAACTCATGTGGAACGAATCTATGGagtgaagcttcaatcttccgatccagagtcttcaatcttcaattctctctcaaAGGCGTTCTTGGGGTGTGTTTAGAGTGTGGTAGGTGGTAGGTGTAGAATGAATCTTAACCCTAGCAATTTTCTCCTTCAAAAAATCATGTTTCAGCAAAATTAATTCGCAAAAACAGCGCACCCGGCCGCGTGAGATTTTCTAGACATCGCAGTGTTCGTAAAACGACCATAACTTCTTCTACGggactccgattgaggcgtttAAGATACCCACGAGAAGCTcttttgaagaagaagagaatgatatgtattgggggatgattggacttcaaaatctctagtaaaattgtctcaaactaaggctgctgcacatcgaCATATTTTGTACCTTTTTCTACATattcttaacaaaatggtcaacataccaacataatagagaagtagatataaacacgcttaataatagacgaaatatgatcaaattcatacaaaaccaccctctaaaaccatgtaaaatccaagtatgtcagtactctaactattacgaTTGAAAGGAAAATGACCACAATAagtggaatgaaaattacaatggaaataataaaacaaaccaaactataagtcgagtcgaggaaaccCTCTTTACACAAGACAAATTATGTCCGGTTAGTGCTCATGGAATGACATATTGTCTCCAAAGATAAAatgacttcctcctagcgtgtagaagcacctcaaaccagCTAGGCACTgacgaacttgatggagttccgagaatcgagctaaaCAATGCTTCTACgatgcacactatgatgtagaAAACTAGAGGGGGTAGATGATgatttttttggtgtttttctcatctctcaaacaacctatttataggataggagaGACCACTTCAAAAGTCTTGGCATTAAGGATCCTAATAAACCACTTGGAGGTTACCTTAAGTAGAAAAGCCAAAAGTCTTAAGAACATGAAAGGCTTTGAGACCCTTCTAATTTCTCACGTTTCCAACAACTTCATCCTCTTATGTTCGAgcctatttctatttttttatgaatcTACATAACAAATATAATTCATCACATAATtgttattataaatattatagtaacTAAATCATTTACCTACGAAAAAACACTCCAATCACTCACACCCAGAAGCACTACATGTCATGCTTAAGATCTTGATTGCAAATATTTGCAAAAGCTTAGTGTCTTGGCCATACATAATCCACCATGTAGCTATAAAGTCATACTCCCCATGTGcctaaaaagtatgaacatttagttcgacacatgttttaatacaATATTgcaaaagtaagagagagatagaaagaaaaagctTTTAAAATATTGTGAGTGGAGAATAGGTcttacctcattagagagaaaagagtttctaaaattagaaagttcatacttttcagggacagactaaaaaggaaagagtttaTTACTTTTTAGGGACGGGGGTATTATGTTACTAAATTAGAAAATAGAGTTCAAAAATTTTAAAGGACTGAGTTTAAAGTTTATCACCAGGATGTACGGTATTCCTTTCCCCGTTGCACAGTCTCAGTACCAAAGAAGACGCCTCAACGGTTGTGTACACATTCAACTCTTGAAGCACTGAAAGAGCAGGTGTTTTCTAGGTAGTGGTATGGTCAACTGATAAGGAGGATATCCCAACCTAGCTGAGTCGTTGTCACGACAGCCTAAACCCTGGTATCaacaaaaattcctcaacccacttcaactggctagtatagtggatgtaagggtcgaatcccacagagatggacacGTCAGAGCAATTGCGGTGATAATCTGGAAGGTTGGtttgctaccacgcttgggttgagtttttATCTAGGCGGGGAAATTAAAGAGTCTACTTTACTGACCAGTGGGCGTGACAATTGTCGGCATGTGGCTGTCTACGTGAATATGTGGGACAAAGTGTTTCAgggacatgtggaaagtagaATGTTACTATAAATGGCTAAACAGAATAACAGAAGATATTTGGGGGTGCAGGGCTGCCACTGTCAGGTCTGTAGGATCTCTGAAAAGGTAAGAACAAAAAGCAAAAgcaactaaaaagtaaaagtggtccaaaAAGCAGAAAAAGGACGTTGTCTTCACCACCAAGTACATTGAACCTCAACAACttcatcaatttaattaaagattcacAAAAATCATGCAACAACcttaaactaaaattaaattccAAAATCAAAGATCAAATGACATATCTTACTCACGCTAACCAACAaacatgcaaggtgacagaaaTTTCTCGGCTGCGATTTCATGCATTTTTTCAGATTTAACCGATCAACAAACAAGAAATTCACACAGCAACCAGATCTAACTAAATCACAAGAAATTCTTACTTAAACATGCAGATTCTACATTAAAATTCCGGATCTACCTAAGCAAGGCAGAATGAACATGTTGCAACCCATAAGATGAAAAAAAAgcgaaatcaacttcattaagAGCATGTCCAGATCAGAATACTTCAGAATCCAAAATACAGctaaaattatgatatattcGAAGGATGAAACAACTAAAGTTAAGCTAAGAAAAGCGATTAAAGATTGTTTTACCCCACGGGCGATGAAACGGTGTTCTGCTACAACGTTAACTAGCTAGAATGGCTGTGAACTTTCTCCGGCAGGTGGCCAGAatcttcaggtgaccatggctgtggcgatgAATGAGAAGTGCAGGAGCTAGACTGCTGCTAGAACTAAAGATATCCGAGAGAGAGCTTTTTTGGAACTAAAGTTAGATGTCAAAGTGAAGATCTTCTTAGTAGTGGTGAATGTcgaactctttctctctccaagtgaccttctatttatagggtgtCTTTCCCTCACTTTTAGGGTTGACTTCCTTCGTGAAATGTCTCTTTTGTCCCCGTGTGTAGTTGATCATTCCTAGCAATCtttccttctccatctcgagccttttttggcatgcatcctggccAGTATTGCACTATTCTGGCGCCCTTTTCACCTGCGTTGTCTGACTCCTTTTTTACTGGCTTGTACCCTTTTTTTCCTGCACACTTAGGCAACTTTCTTGCAGATAATGCATGTTAatcacatcatactgaccaataaccaaggcctagaatacgaattatcaaactgctcacacttaacacatgcttgtcctcaagtgtgaaagaacaaacaaaaagaaataagtcgaaatCTAgtctggttactcccctgaccgacccTAGAATAAAACAAGACACACAAACACTCTAAAAAAATTGACGCAAAGGAAACAAACACAGAAAATAGACAGACACACAtagaaagaaaaacacaaaaagcAAACCCGTAGAAAAAAACACATTGAACacgctatattttcaaccatccctccccttggggtcgagtgcaatccggccttaagCAGCCTCGAACTTCTACCGCTCCCCTTTTTCTTCCTAGccagtatatccgcttgtcaagattaCCCAAACtatcggccaaacactagatccgctcaatcactcattcctcaccagggatgttaggactgctTCTCTCAATACGCTTGGCCACAGAggctttggacttagatctcacgagTAGCTCCTAAGggtctttaaggcttgtaacggggcctTGGGCTTGTAACATTTGGGGCGGATTAAGGTTCAAAATTAAACTACTTTATTCTGATGTGGGGGAGCTGTGTGTACTTGGGCGCTTGGCTG
Encoded here:
- the LOC121753912 gene encoding plant UBX domain-containing protein 8-like, whose amino-acid sequence is MATDQEAIQTFMSITGVDEATAIQKLEEHLGNLNEAVNAHFTEGDRNIAQPTSFTPSRAEDMDIDDPVPFESNRLPPSLLPFERNLNPFSLLDPNFPRSIFDRGDASNRSPFVSHPREVREIPIEVKDETGRSGGAPIIEDVTESMHEHGTEVHGTVILEDEDDDKSLPLLPTTCATAHGIENSSRFSEPSAPTIFDVPDYGNDIEEEMIRAAVEASKQEAGMSSQDVINPAPAPTQSHSEDTELDHVVSLSLQTAEREKALREQDGKATPSGVVQIPGVSDEIGRLSANGRQPQLEVGSTTLPNEAEDVEELPLIRRRRRRVSSTPVGTSEHSEEIDDTPPSSPLQENYVPPSHQIRNEFPSDEWGGISSEEHDEAVMLEAAMFGGIPEGSGYNFPLAPHRLSQNGLGTSVGPYPRPIPRPPSPSLTAQRLIREQQDDEYLASLQADREKELKAEEEAEAALAEEKLRGEAMRKKLQEEQENERQLAAKEASLPGEPTPDDENAVTLLVRMPDGSRRGRRFLKSDKLQSLFDYIDIGRVVKPGSYRLVRSYPRRALGDGERPSTFDELGLTSKQEALYLELI